A section of the Desulfuromonas acetoxidans DSM 684 genome encodes:
- a CDS encoding GGDEF domain-containing protein — protein MSSLHRLENPSAEPALQHTLDSEQGSFVTWLDNIITHRRLTPWFQPIVDLADGKIIGYEALVRGPSNSPLHSPANLFNAAIHCDRLTELEMLCRDVNIEFFSRLKLPGKLFLNVSPKALLEPNFPHGFTRQTLAHYGMDPRNVVIELTENFPILDIETIRSALNHYRQEGFKVALDDLGSAYAGLRLWSELKPDLVKFDKYFIQSINRDKHKKQLIQSLQEIAKCVDCRTIAEGIETLEEYYVVQALGVTYGQGYYFSRPSPSPPQQLPSNIVLNHETNQQNHFKWRTESVSGLIKTVPTTCSSTTLNTVGDLFENMPELLALPVVDEGQPVGMLHRHEVMNILASRYGRDLRGNNSIREFMNISPLCIEKDVPIEKLSEIITKDDSKYQGNYFIITDNDSYLGVGMVTDLLKRITELQIRNARYANPLTLLPGNVPINEHLEHLLENYLPFTACYFDLDNFKPFNDLYGYSRGDMVIRLLGTILQSACNPQCDFIGHIGGDDFMIIFRSQDWKQRCKMILARFEEEVIELFDEEDRKQGGITSTDRTGQTTFYAITSVSIGATSFDGDTNHCCSQHEIALLASEAKKIAKKTAGNTLFINRRKCSCGS, from the coding sequence ATGTCATCACTACACCGCCTGGAAAACCCATCGGCAGAACCCGCTTTACAACATACTCTCGACTCGGAGCAGGGCTCTTTTGTCACCTGGCTTGATAACATTATCACTCATCGTCGGTTGACACCCTGGTTTCAACCCATCGTTGATCTGGCCGACGGAAAAATCATCGGCTACGAAGCCCTGGTACGCGGCCCATCCAACTCGCCCCTGCACTCTCCGGCCAACCTGTTCAATGCCGCCATCCATTGTGATCGGCTCACAGAGTTGGAGATGTTGTGCCGTGATGTCAATATTGAGTTCTTTTCCCGCTTGAAACTGCCGGGAAAACTGTTTCTTAATGTCAGCCCTAAAGCCTTGCTGGAACCCAATTTCCCCCATGGGTTCACCCGTCAAACCTTGGCGCACTATGGCATGGATCCACGCAATGTGGTGATTGAACTGACCGAGAATTTCCCAATTCTCGACATCGAAACCATTCGCAGCGCCCTTAACCACTACCGCCAGGAAGGGTTTAAAGTTGCTTTGGACGACCTGGGTTCAGCTTACGCAGGATTGCGGTTATGGTCGGAGCTGAAGCCGGACCTGGTCAAATTCGATAAATATTTCATCCAGTCCATCAATCGTGACAAGCATAAGAAACAACTGATCCAATCGTTGCAGGAAATTGCTAAATGTGTTGACTGCCGAACCATTGCCGAAGGCATTGAAACCCTCGAAGAATATTATGTGGTTCAGGCGTTGGGTGTCACCTATGGGCAAGGATATTATTTCAGTCGCCCCAGTCCCAGTCCCCCCCAGCAGTTACCAAGCAATATCGTTCTCAACCACGAAACCAATCAGCAAAACCACTTTAAATGGCGGACCGAATCTGTTTCGGGACTGATTAAAACCGTCCCGACAACCTGTTCGTCAACCACCCTGAACACAGTTGGTGATCTGTTTGAAAACATGCCGGAACTGTTGGCTCTGCCCGTCGTCGATGAGGGGCAGCCGGTGGGAATGCTGCACCGTCATGAAGTGATGAATATTCTCGCCAGCCGCTATGGCCGTGACTTGCGTGGTAATAACTCCATTCGTGAATTCATGAACATCTCGCCTCTGTGTATTGAAAAAGATGTTCCCATCGAAAAGCTCAGTGAGATCATCACCAAGGATGACAGCAAATATCAGGGCAACTATTTTATCATCACCGACAACGACTCTTACCTCGGCGTTGGCATGGTCACAGATCTTTTGAAACGGATTACCGAATTGCAGATCCGCAATGCCCGCTACGCCAACCCGTTAACACTGTTGCCCGGCAATGTACCGATTAATGAACATCTGGAGCATCTTCTGGAAAACTACCTGCCCTTCACGGCCTGTTATTTTGATCTGGACAACTTCAAACCGTTCAACGATTTGTACGGTTACAGCCGTGGCGACATGGTGATCCGACTACTCGGCACCATTCTCCAGAGCGCTTGCAATCCTCAATGCGACTTTATCGGCCATATTGGCGGCGATGACTTCATGATCATTTTTCGCAGCCAGGACTGGAAGCAGCGCTGCAAGATGATTCTCGCCCGTTTTGAAGAAGAAGTGATCGAGCTGTTTGACGAAGAGGATCGCAAACAAGGCGGTATCACCTCCACTGACCGCACAGGGCAGACAACTTTTTACGCCATCACCTCCGTCTCGATTGGAGCCACCTCTTTTGATGGAGATACCAATCACTGCTGCAGCCAGCATGAAATCGCCTTGCTGGCCTCAGAAGCCAAAAAAATTGCCAAAAAAACGGCTGGCAACACGTTGTTTATCAATCGACGTAAGTGCTCCTGTGGTTCCTGA